A stretch of the Maridesulfovibrio zosterae DSM 11974 genome encodes the following:
- a CDS encoding sensor histidine kinase — MNILITSKNQTLHTIMPELHKQGYIVSVTRGAKETLFTYASQHPDMIIFAGQDDIHDTFNKIREVNPNANALFVIDTSKPETFESLLQFHNVSFIPASSSKEEIISVINSLQEQIVLRKKNEDDSKLYELILQSLPFPALLICDKTNVPILANKAAHEQLPTFDYESELPFISKLSEDVRSNIFSDIEAYRIHSLNSINAYDRFWDLTIDQVAPSVFMLLAVDVTKQRQQMQLREEMERITRHDLRSPTATIVGMSRILETEAQLDEEYQPLAQILRKTGERMIRQIDTSLTLIRLETGSLVADAHPFNLYSAINAGIGDLSQLVEEKNIEIVTLLEGEPLQDECSIVCYGEASLIITMFSNLLKNAAEAAPENTIITISMKEDSTSIITEIHNLGEIPESIRNNFFDRYTTFGKRNGTGLGTYSARLIARASGGDISFRTSSEKGTTLITTIPKP; from the coding sequence ATGAATATTCTTATTACGAGCAAAAATCAGACTCTTCATACGATTATGCCAGAGCTGCATAAACAAGGCTATATCGTATCTGTGACTAGAGGAGCTAAAGAAACTCTCTTTACGTACGCCAGCCAGCATCCGGACATGATTATTTTTGCAGGGCAAGACGATATTCATGATACATTCAATAAAATACGTGAAGTCAACCCGAATGCGAATGCACTTTTTGTTATTGATACAAGCAAACCCGAAACATTTGAGAGCCTTCTTCAATTTCACAATGTCTCATTTATTCCAGCTTCATCTTCAAAAGAGGAAATCATTTCTGTAATAAATAGTCTACAGGAACAGATTGTATTAAGAAAAAAAAATGAGGATGATTCCAAACTTTATGAGCTTATTCTGCAAAGTCTTCCTTTTCCAGCTCTACTGATTTGCGATAAAACTAATGTTCCGATACTTGCCAACAAAGCCGCACATGAACAATTACCGACTTTTGACTATGAAAGTGAGCTTCCATTCATATCTAAACTTTCAGAAGATGTGCGCAGTAATATTTTCTCAGATATTGAAGCTTACCGAATCCATTCTCTCAATTCAATAAATGCATATGATCGATTCTGGGATCTCACCATCGATCAGGTCGCACCATCTGTATTCATGCTGCTGGCGGTAGATGTAACCAAACAACGACAGCAAATGCAACTCAGAGAGGAAATGGAGCGCATCACTAGGCACGACCTGCGCTCTCCCACTGCAACTATTGTCGGCATGTCCCGCATACTTGAAACAGAAGCACAGCTGGATGAAGAATACCAGCCACTTGCACAAATTTTACGCAAAACCGGTGAAAGAATGATTCGTCAGATTGATACATCATTGACCCTCATCAGACTTGAAACAGGATCACTTGTTGCTGACGCACATCCTTTCAATCTTTACAGCGCAATAAATGCCGGAATTGGAGATTTAAGTCAGCTGGTTGAGGAAAAAAACATTGAGATTGTGACCCTGCTCGAGGGAGAACCTCTCCAGGATGAATGCTCAATCGTCTGCTACGGAGAAGCTTCTCTCATTATCACTATGTTTTCAAACTTACTGAAGAATGCTGCTGAAGCAGCACCTGAAAACACCATTATCACTATTAGTATGAAAGAAGACAGCACTTCAATCATAACAGAGATCCACAATCTCGGAGAAATTCCTGAAAGTATCCGCAACAATTTTTTTGACCGCTATACCACCTTTGGTAAGAGAAACGGAACCGGGCTTGGAACATATAGCGCGCGACTGATTGCCAGAGCCTCCGGCGGTGATATTTCATTTAGAACATCCAGTGAAAAGGGAACCACCCTTATCACCACAATTCCCAAACCATAA
- a CDS encoding radical SAM protein, with product MASKKKPRPLLVFADKDGQLFDHPELLMMCRRGDELAQPKPEEYIPLPPDSEFFLLPGRYPIGLNPETGEVEEVEGTAVAAFACPGHTLTGLAAYSNSEDAPVLPMFAYGAVGYANGKFWITAKVVDEDKRQVFTKIPRTKIDAGAQRLMKEFPENRLVRHLAGCALTYGCPAAKNLALGRFEAPLPTARTCNARCIGCISEQPEDSGFPSTQERIKFTPTAEEITEIMHYHAHRERRPIFSFGQGCEGEPLTEHVLLTETIQKYRDAGGKGTVNINTNGSITEAMEPLAAAGLNSIRVSLNSLREPVYNAYYRPKGYKFENVVATIYKAKELGLHVSLNYLYFPGISDTEFEISALTDVAKECKLDFIQLRNLNIDPDLYMELMEPYDFGPGMGFINFRKRIKTECPWIGFGYFNPYLGDR from the coding sequence ATGGCTTCTAAAAAGAAACCCCGTCCACTGCTTGTTTTTGCTGACAAGGACGGTCAGCTTTTCGATCACCCTGAACTTCTGATGATGTGTCGCAGAGGTGATGAACTGGCACAGCCAAAGCCTGAAGAGTATATTCCACTTCCTCCAGATAGTGAATTTTTCCTGCTTCCAGGTAGATATCCAATTGGACTAAATCCTGAGACTGGCGAAGTTGAAGAAGTTGAAGGAACTGCTGTTGCCGCTTTTGCCTGCCCCGGACATACATTGACAGGACTTGCTGCTTACTCAAACTCAGAGGATGCTCCGGTATTACCTATGTTCGCATATGGAGCTGTCGGCTATGCCAATGGTAAATTCTGGATAACGGCTAAAGTCGTAGATGAAGATAAACGCCAGGTATTTACAAAAATACCGCGTACAAAAATTGATGCAGGCGCTCAGCGTCTCATGAAAGAATTTCCCGAAAACAGACTGGTACGCCATTTGGCAGGTTGTGCTTTGACCTATGGATGTCCTGCTGCAAAAAATCTTGCTCTTGGACGTTTTGAAGCTCCGCTTCCTACTGCAAGGACATGTAATGCTCGCTGCATAGGGTGTATTTCTGAACAGCCGGAGGATTCAGGTTTTCCATCCACTCAGGAGCGTATTAAATTTACTCCTACAGCTGAAGAAATTACTGAAATCATGCATTACCATGCTCACCGTGAACGCAGGCCGATTTTCTCTTTCGGACAGGGTTGCGAAGGCGAACCACTCACTGAGCATGTACTGCTTACCGAAACGATTCAAAAATATCGTGACGCTGGTGGTAAAGGCACAGTAAATATCAATACAAATGGCTCAATAACTGAAGCAATGGAACCACTTGCTGCTGCCGGACTTAATTCAATCAGAGTCAGTTTAAACAGTTTGCGTGAGCCGGTCTACAACGCCTATTACCGTCCCAAAGGATATAAATTTGAAAACGTTGTAGCAACGATTTACAAGGCTAAAGAACTTGGGCTTCACGTCTCTTTAAATTACCTCTATTTTCCCGGCATAAGTGATACAGAGTTTGAAATAAGCGCACTCACTGATGTTGCTAAAGAATGTAAACTGGACTTTATACAGTTGCGCAACTTGAACATCGATCCGGATTTGTACATGGAGCTTATGGAACCCTATGACTTCGGTCCGGGCATGGGCTTCATCAATTTCCGTAAACGCATCAAAACTGAATGTCCGTGGATCGGGTTTGGATATTTCAACCCATACTTAGGCGATAGGTAA
- a CDS encoding HD-GYP domain-containing protein, giving the protein MEIKIEEKSIQTVLVVDDISTNIEILVEILKDEYKVKVALNGEEALSLVDSSSPPDIVLMDVMMPGMDGFEVCRRMKANINSRTIPIIFVTTRDAQDDEAYSFELGAVDYITKPVNPDIVKARVRTHLALHNQAIALEQQVAERTRDLYSTRLEIVRRLGIAAEFRDNETGLHIIRMSKYSRTIAEGYGLGSSEADILLNAAPMHDVGKIGIPDSLLSKQGKLTNREMDIMKTHTVIGGTIIGNHDNALMSTAKSVALTHHEKWDGTGYPNRLYRRNIPLEGRIVAIADVFDALTSRRPYKDAWSDEKAFDLLLKERGKHFDPELVEVFFKNIEEIIRIKEQYRE; this is encoded by the coding sequence ATGGAAATCAAAATAGAAGAGAAATCCATCCAGACTGTTTTGGTAGTTGACGACATATCCACGAATATTGAGATTCTCGTTGAGATCCTCAAGGATGAGTATAAGGTAAAGGTGGCTCTTAATGGGGAAGAGGCATTGAGTCTTGTGGATTCATCTTCACCTCCTGACATCGTTTTGATGGATGTTATGATGCCCGGCATGGATGGATTTGAAGTTTGCCGAAGGATGAAGGCAAATATAAACAGCCGCACTATTCCGATTATTTTTGTTACCACAAGAGATGCTCAAGATGACGAGGCTTACAGTTTTGAACTTGGCGCAGTTGATTACATAACTAAACCTGTTAATCCCGATATTGTTAAGGCTCGTGTAAGGACTCATCTGGCCTTACATAATCAGGCTATTGCATTGGAACAGCAGGTGGCTGAGCGAACAAGAGATTTATATTCAACTAGATTGGAAATCGTCAGGCGTCTCGGAATTGCAGCAGAATTCCGTGACAATGAAACAGGTCTCCATATTATTCGTATGAGCAAATACAGCCGGACCATTGCTGAGGGATACGGGCTTGGCAGCAGCGAAGCTGATATACTGCTAAATGCAGCACCTATGCATGATGTAGGCAAGATTGGTATCCCTGATAGTCTTCTCAGTAAACAGGGCAAACTTACCAATAGAGAAATGGATATTATGAAAACTCATACTGTAATAGGTGGAACTATTATAGGCAATCATGACAACGCTCTTATGAGCACAGCTAAAAGTGTTGCTTTGACTCATCATGAAAAATGGGATGGTACGGGGTATCCTAATCGGCTTTATCGTAGAAATATTCCACTTGAAGGACGCATTGTTGCAATTGCGGATGTCTTTGATGCCCTTACGTCCAGGAGACCATATAAGGATGCTTGGTCCGATGAAAAGGCTTTTGATCTACTCTTGAAAGAGCGTGGAAAACATTTCGATCCTGAGCTGGTTGAAGTATTTTTTAAGAATATTGAGGAAATCATAAGGATTAAGGAGCAGTATCGTGAGTAG
- a CDS encoding hybrid sensor histidine kinase/response regulator, which translates to MNNFHSWPLVAIRSFLLTAITLSILASAGCYFMYQQEATSVEQAIKMNVRMHNKLLSQKVSLDLKSLFNDIQLVSSHVDVRRFLQNKSSTIRSELETEFISLCNIRKVYDQVRILDNNGMELIRINNNNGSPAAVSPEKLQNKNSRYYFKESLKLKQGEIFVSPFDLNVENGKIEQPAKPMIRISMPIYGSSKQRVGIVVLNYLGQQIINDIRNGESINNLMISMLLNNEGYWLLSPDHSQEWAFMYKDRQDLKFGTVNPSAWEHIKSSMEGQFITPQGIYTYSTITVSHEAAQKEITGNVRTWRIVCLTPNAYINTMLSRSFTRYLIIFFGIILIIFFGALTRARYIAAQVSGQHKLERAKQAAEEANRAKSDFLARMSHEIRTPMNAIIGLTHLALKTNLSAKQSNYLTNIDTSAKSLLGIINDILDFSKIEANKLELELVDFLLDDVFNDIITMLSLQAEQKGLELLLMVESTVPNLLVGDRLRLGQVLLNLTGNAIKFTESGEIIISASLVEEADGIAKIKFSVKDSGIGITQKQSAMLFQPFAQADGSISRKFGGTGLGLTISKRLVELMGGTMELKSEIEKGSEFIFTIPFKLQAKYSQEHYIYPDDIRGMRVLVADDSKMLRTIMNKVLQSFTFDVETAESGVQALELLYKHDKSDPFKLVVTDWRMPDIDGIELVRKIKGSSFLENIPKVIMLTAYGHEEIRHRAEQIDLDGFMLKPFNRSILFDTIMDVFAHEDYRVGSRIPEKDRYGVPANVAGIHILIAEDNEINQQVAREILEGADVTVSIAENGQKAINMAKTNTYDMILMDIQLPIMDGFQAVKIIREDERLQSIPIIAMTAHALVGDREKSLLAGMNDHVTKPIDPDVLMETISKWLPEKKNHESIQLPPVCRNGEPPAIFKNLSGINVEEALARVRGNMMLYRKLLVNYAHDCSNLYSKLFSSISIKKYEEALPLAHTMKGVSGNIGAHILQQSFHEVETALKNNPETALSLLQNLEPERTRVIESILKTFPPNKIDSCSAEDNCETDIFLSQKTHKLLPQLKVMSDLLKKHDVEARHIYRSMESELKHAAPKFTNELGGILDKFDFTLGSKIVDRFIAECEQEESSNG; encoded by the coding sequence ATGAATAATTTTCATAGCTGGCCACTTGTGGCCATTCGCAGCTTTCTGTTAACGGCTATCACCCTTTCTATTTTAGCTAGCGCAGGATGCTATTTTATGTATCAGCAAGAGGCTACTTCAGTAGAACAAGCCATTAAAATGAATGTAAGGATGCATAATAAATTATTGTCACAAAAAGTTAGTCTGGATTTAAAAAGTCTGTTCAACGACATCCAACTTGTAAGCAGTCATGTTGATGTTCGCAGGTTCCTGCAAAACAAATCATCAACAATACGTTCTGAACTTGAAACAGAATTCATATCTTTGTGCAACATCCGCAAAGTTTATGATCAGGTCAGAATTCTAGATAACAATGGCATGGAACTCATAAGAATAAATAACAATAACGGATCCCCTGCTGCCGTAAGTCCAGAAAAACTTCAAAATAAAAACAGCCGCTATTACTTCAAGGAATCTCTGAAGTTAAAACAAGGTGAAATATTCGTCTCTCCATTTGATCTTAACGTTGAAAATGGAAAAATTGAACAGCCGGCTAAACCTATGATCAGAATATCCATGCCAATTTATGGCAGTTCAAAACAACGGGTTGGTATAGTTGTTCTCAATTACCTTGGGCAACAAATCATTAATGATATAAGAAATGGTGAATCGATCAATAATTTAATGATTTCGATGCTTCTTAACAATGAAGGTTATTGGCTTTTGTCCCCAGACCATTCACAAGAATGGGCCTTTATGTACAAAGATCGGCAAGATCTCAAATTTGGAACCGTCAATCCTTCGGCATGGGAACATATAAAATCATCAATGGAGGGGCAATTCATTACTCCACAGGGAATTTATACCTACTCTACGATCACAGTTTCCCATGAGGCTGCCCAAAAAGAAATCACCGGGAATGTTCGGACGTGGCGAATAGTTTGCCTGACCCCCAATGCATATATCAATACAATGCTTTCAAGATCATTCACCCGTTATCTTATAATATTTTTCGGAATAATTCTGATAATCTTTTTTGGAGCATTAACAAGGGCCAGATATATAGCTGCCCAAGTTTCCGGACAGCATAAGCTAGAAAGAGCTAAACAGGCGGCAGAAGAGGCCAACCGGGCCAAAAGCGATTTTCTGGCAAGAATGAGCCATGAAATACGAACCCCGATGAACGCTATCATAGGGTTAACTCACCTGGCTCTTAAAACAAATTTATCCGCCAAACAGAGTAATTATCTAACGAATATTGATACTTCTGCTAAATCATTGCTTGGCATCATAAATGATATTTTAGACTTTTCCAAAATAGAAGCAAATAAACTGGAACTGGAACTGGTAGATTTTCTTTTGGATGATGTTTTTAATGATATAATCACTATGCTTAGCCTTCAGGCTGAGCAAAAGGGGCTTGAACTTTTACTAATGGTAGAAAGTACTGTCCCCAATTTGCTTGTAGGTGACAGGCTCCGCCTTGGACAGGTACTATTAAACCTGACAGGAAATGCAATCAAATTCACCGAATCAGGTGAAATTATTATTTCGGCCAGTCTTGTTGAAGAAGCCGACGGAATAGCTAAAATCAAATTTTCTGTTAAGGATTCCGGTATTGGCATTACCCAAAAACAATCAGCCATGCTTTTTCAACCCTTCGCTCAGGCTGATGGATCTATCTCTAGAAAATTTGGTGGAACCGGACTCGGGCTGACAATCAGCAAACGTCTGGTAGAGTTAATGGGCGGCACTATGGAACTTAAAAGTGAAATAGAAAAAGGCAGTGAATTTATTTTCACTATTCCTTTTAAACTGCAGGCTAAATATTCTCAAGAACACTACATCTACCCTGACGATATCAGAGGTATGCGTGTGCTGGTTGCTGATGACAGCAAAATGCTACGGACAATAATGAATAAGGTTCTACAATCATTTACATTCGATGTTGAAACAGCAGAAAGTGGAGTACAAGCTTTAGAATTATTATATAAACATGATAAGTCAGATCCTTTCAAACTGGTCGTCACTGATTGGAGAATGCCGGACATTGACGGCATTGAACTGGTACGAAAAATAAAAGGGAGCAGTTTTCTTGAAAACATCCCTAAAGTCATCATGCTTACCGCATATGGTCATGAAGAAATACGTCACAGAGCAGAACAGATTGATCTGGATGGATTCATGCTTAAGCCGTTTAATCGCTCTATTTTATTCGATACAATTATGGATGTCTTTGCCCATGAGGATTATCGTGTAGGAAGTCGCATTCCCGAAAAAGATCGATATGGAGTTCCTGCAAACGTTGCAGGGATCCATATTCTGATAGCTGAGGATAACGAAATTAACCAGCAAGTCGCCCGCGAAATCCTAGAAGGAGCCGATGTTACCGTCTCAATAGCTGAAAATGGTCAGAAGGCTATTAACATGGCCAAGACCAACACTTATGATATGATACTCATGGATATTCAGCTACCTATAATGGATGGTTTTCAGGCTGTAAAGATTATCCGGGAGGATGAAAGACTGCAGTCCATCCCCATAATAGCTATGACTGCACACGCCCTTGTCGGTGACAGGGAGAAAAGCCTGCTGGCAGGTATGAACGATCATGTCACAAAACCTATTGATCCTGATGTACTCATGGAAACAATTTCCAAATGGCTGCCTGAAAAAAAGAACCATGAATCAATACAATTGCCTCCTGTATGCAGAAACGGAGAACCCCCGGCCATCTTTAAAAATTTATCTGGTATCAATGTAGAAGAAGCTCTAGCCAGAGTTAGAGGAAACATGATGCTTTATAGAAAACTCCTCGTAAATTATGCTCACGACTGCAGCAACTTATACTCAAAACTTTTCTCTAGTATATCGATAAAAAAATATGAAGAAGCTCTCCCTCTAGCGCATACCATGAAAGGAGTTTCGGGAAACATCGGCGCCCATATTTTGCAACAATCTTTTCATGAAGTTGAAACAGCTTTGAAAAATAATCCTGAAACAGCTCTCTCCCTACTGCAAAATCTTGAGCCTGAAAGAACGCGTGTTATTGAGAGTATTCTCAAAACTTTTCCACCGAACAAAATAGACAGTTGCAGCGCTGAAGATAATTGTGAAACTGACATCTTTCTGTCCCAAAAAACTCACAAGCTATTGCCTCAGTTAAAAGTGATGTCAGATCTTCTGAAAAAACATGATGTAGAGGCCAGGCATATTTATCGTTCAATGGAGTCTGAGCTAAAACATGCTGCACCTAAATTCACAAATGAATTAGGAGGTATACTAGATAAATTTGACTTTACGTTAGGAAGCAAAATCGTTGACCGATTTATCGCTGAATGTGAGCAGGAGGAAAGCAGTAATGGATAA